Proteins from a genomic interval of Candidatus Tumulicola sp.:
- a CDS encoding YceI family protein — MKFLGPAGAVALALFMPFGAAWAAGNVTWSADPGHSAAEFTVQHLVFTHVRGLIKVVGANVVVPQGSHVPVSVEATLDAASINTQNADRDKDLRGGDWLEVDRYPTITFRSTAITPGDGDNFQMAGDLTIHGITKPVTLAAHFDGQGLDPRGNQRMAFSATTKIDRRDFGLRWAQQTPGGSLIAGNDVNISLSVEAVAR, encoded by the coding sequence ATGAAGTTCTTAGGACCGGCGGGCGCGGTGGCGCTCGCTCTTTTTATGCCCTTCGGCGCCGCGTGGGCGGCGGGCAACGTCACCTGGTCCGCCGACCCCGGGCATTCCGCGGCGGAGTTCACCGTGCAGCATCTGGTCTTCACGCACGTGCGCGGATTAATAAAGGTCGTCGGCGCGAATGTCGTGGTGCCGCAGGGCAGCCACGTTCCGGTGTCGGTCGAAGCCACGCTGGACGCCGCCAGCATCAATACGCAAAACGCCGATCGCGACAAAGATCTGCGCGGCGGCGATTGGCTCGAGGTCGATCGCTATCCGACCATCACCTTTCGAAGCACCGCCATCACGCCGGGTGACGGTGACAATTTCCAAATGGCCGGTGATCTGACGATTCACGGCATCACCAAGCCCGTGACGCTCGCCGCTCATTTCGACGGACAGGGACTAGACCCGCGCGGCAATCAGCGCATGGCTTTTTCGGCGACGACGAAGATCGACCGGCGTGATTTCGGGTTGCGCTGGGCTCAGCAGACGCCCGGAGGCAGCTTGATAGCCGGCAATGACGTCAATATCTCTTTATCTGTCGAGGCGGTCGCGCGCTAG
- a CDS encoding DUF6496 domain-containing protein, giving the protein MKRKRKKYGPKAGQKVERAMHKMKRGTLHSGRSGKTVKSREQAIAIGLSEARKSGAKVPRPKK; this is encoded by the coding sequence ATGAAACGCAAACGCAAAAAATACGGTCCGAAAGCGGGTCAGAAGGTCGAGCGCGCGATGCATAAGATGAAGCGCGGCACGCTGCATTCGGGAAGATCCGGCAAAACGGTGAAGAGCCGCGAGCAGGCGATCGCGATCGGCCTTTCGGAAGCGCGCAAGAGCGGCGCTAAGGTTCCGCGACCCAAGAAGTGA
- the metX gene encoding homoserine O-acetyltransferase, with the protein MTLARTALTPRDETVRIEPPEGFALRHGGVLPYVDIACSMYGRTADEAPVVLVCHALTGSSRAAEWWGDLIGSGLLLDTDRYCVACCNALGGCYGSTGPASLAPDGVRWGRRFPVVTVEDMVRAQHDTLRRLGVNRIAVAIGGSLGGMQALQWGAAYPSAVSGVVSVGATGRMSPMAIGLNSAARAAVRIEGRAGLRVARMIGMLSYKSAALLWQRHGRRGNRGAEDPGSALDARFDVEGYLEHQGDKLAARLDPDSFLYLTKAMDLFDLDPAGWRVPALLVGISSDWLYPVEEVKATAASLGPSADYVEFQSDHGHDGFLADAAQLSAIVRPFLEERALDDAAAGQKVDDD; encoded by the coding sequence GTGACGCTTGCCCGCACAGCGCTGACCCCGCGCGACGAAACAGTCCGCATCGAACCCCCCGAAGGCTTCGCGCTCAGGCACGGCGGCGTCTTGCCCTACGTGGACATCGCGTGCAGCATGTACGGGCGCACTGCGGACGAGGCGCCGGTGGTGCTCGTCTGTCATGCCCTGACGGGGAGTTCACGCGCCGCGGAATGGTGGGGCGATCTGATCGGCTCAGGCTTGCTGCTCGACACCGATCGCTATTGCGTGGCGTGCTGCAACGCGCTCGGCGGCTGCTATGGCTCCACCGGGCCCGCGTCGCTCGCTCCGGACGGCGTGCGCTGGGGGCGGCGCTTTCCCGTGGTCACCGTCGAGGACATGGTGCGCGCTCAGCACGATACGCTGCGGCGCTTGGGCGTCAATCGCATCGCCGTCGCGATCGGGGGATCGCTCGGCGGCATGCAAGCGCTTCAATGGGGCGCCGCGTATCCGTCAGCGGTGAGCGGCGTGGTATCCGTGGGTGCGACCGGCCGCATGTCGCCGATGGCCATCGGCTTGAACTCGGCGGCGCGCGCCGCGGTGCGCATCGAAGGGCGCGCGGGCCTGCGCGTGGCGCGCATGATCGGCATGCTCTCGTACAAGAGCGCGGCGTTGTTGTGGCAGCGGCACGGCAGGCGAGGCAATCGTGGGGCGGAGGATCCGGGCTCCGCGCTGGACGCGCGTTTTGACGTCGAGGGCTACCTCGAGCATCAAGGCGATAAACTCGCGGCGCGCCTCGATCCTGATTCCTTCCTTTACCTCACCAAGGCGATGGACTTGTTCGACCTCGATCCCGCCGGGTGGCGCGTGCCGGCGCTGCTGGTCGGAATCTCCTCGGACTGGCTGTATCCGGTCGAAGAAGTGAAAGCAACGGCCGCATCGCTGGGCCCGTCAGCCGACTACGTCGAGTTCCAAAGCGATCACGGGCACGACGGGTTCCTAGCGGACGCAGCGCAGCTGAGCGCCATCGTCCGCCCATTTCTTGAGGAACGCGCGCTAGACGACGCGGCGGCCGGTCAGAAGGTTGATGACGACTAG
- the ligD gene encoding non-homologous end-joining DNA ligase: MTPLREYKRKRDFAATPEPAGKVEKRRAGRLRFVVQQHRATRLHWDFRLEAEGVLKSWAVPKGPSLNPADKRLAMHVEDHPLSYYDFEGIIPKGNYGAGEVIVWDAGTYEPLEGDNAAKMIAAGKIKFRIFGKKLKGILTLVRMGGRRSEEKAWLLIKENDEGADRRWKVEDHDESVLTGRTLRDVAKDLGSKRWLSNRTADGASVPLTNLDKVLWPRDGITKGDLIRYYNDVAQWLLPHLQDRPLTLQRYPNGIDKESFFEKNVPRGAPAWVKTAKIASESGKRSFIQYVICNDAKTLTYLANLAAITLHAWLSRTGALDTPDYALFDLDPWEGCSLGTLARVALALRDVLEGLGMKPAVKTSGGSGLHVMLRLAPEYDYETVRGFAQLIANRLRNVCGDDVTLERAVGKRRRGSVYIDWVQVGKGKTIVPPYVVRARPKAPVSMPLSWRDVEAMARKRVADPPDEFARFNMKTALKALRGKGDSWTKATAKEHRLEPALQKAKQAWK; this comes from the coding sequence ATGACGCCGCTTCGCGAGTACAAGCGCAAGCGCGACTTCGCGGCGACGCCCGAACCGGCGGGAAAAGTGGAGAAGCGCCGCGCGGGCCGTCTGCGCTTCGTCGTCCAGCAGCATCGCGCGACTAGGCTGCATTGGGACTTCCGGCTGGAGGCCGAGGGCGTGCTCAAGTCGTGGGCGGTACCAAAAGGGCCGTCGCTGAATCCGGCCGACAAACGCCTCGCCATGCACGTCGAGGACCATCCGCTCAGCTATTACGACTTCGAAGGCATCATCCCAAAGGGCAACTACGGCGCAGGCGAAGTCATCGTGTGGGATGCCGGGACGTACGAGCCGCTGGAGGGCGACAACGCCGCGAAGATGATCGCCGCCGGCAAGATCAAGTTCCGCATCTTCGGGAAAAAACTCAAAGGCATCCTCACGCTGGTCCGCATGGGCGGCAGGCGCTCCGAAGAAAAAGCCTGGCTGCTCATCAAGGAGAACGACGAGGGCGCCGACCGGCGCTGGAAGGTGGAGGACCACGACGAGTCGGTGCTCACCGGACGCACGCTGCGCGACGTCGCCAAAGATCTGGGCTCAAAGCGCTGGCTTTCGAACCGCACCGCCGACGGCGCAAGCGTGCCGCTCACCAACCTCGACAAGGTGCTCTGGCCGCGCGACGGCATCACCAAGGGCGACCTCATCCGCTACTACAACGACGTGGCGCAGTGGCTCTTGCCCCATTTGCAGGACCGGCCGCTCACGCTGCAGCGCTATCCGAACGGCATCGACAAGGAATCGTTCTTCGAAAAGAACGTGCCGCGCGGAGCGCCCGCATGGGTGAAAACGGCGAAGATCGCCTCCGAAAGCGGCAAGCGCTCTTTCATCCAGTACGTCATCTGCAACGACGCGAAGACGCTCACCTATTTGGCGAATCTCGCGGCCATCACGCTGCACGCCTGGTTGTCACGGACGGGCGCGCTGGATACGCCCGACTACGCGCTCTTCGATCTCGACCCATGGGAAGGCTGCTCGCTCGGCACGCTGGCGCGCGTCGCGCTCGCGCTGCGCGACGTGCTCGAAGGCTTGGGGATGAAGCCGGCGGTGAAGACGTCGGGCGGCAGCGGGCTGCACGTCATGCTGCGGCTCGCGCCGGAGTATGATTACGAGACCGTGCGCGGCTTCGCGCAACTGATCGCGAACCGGCTGCGCAACGTGTGCGGCGACGATGTGACGCTGGAGCGCGCGGTCGGCAAGCGCCGGCGCGGATCCGTATACATCGACTGGGTGCAGGTCGGCAAAGGCAAGACGATCGTCCCTCCGTACGTGGTTCGGGCGCGTCCAAAGGCGCCGGTGTCGATGCCGCTCTCCTGGCGCGACGTAGAGGCGATGGCGCGTAAGCGGGTGGCTGATCCGCCCGACGAGTTCGCGCGCTTCAACATGAAGACCGCGCTCAAAGCGCTGCGCGGCAAAGGCGACAGCTGGACGAAGGCTACGGCGAAGGAGCACCGGCTCGAACCGGCGCTTCAAAAAGCCAAACAAGCCTGGAAATGA
- the ligD gene encoding non-homologous end-joining DNA ligase — MDPRPMLPTLADKPFDDDGWLFELKWDGVRAICSIDRDGRVTLTSRNGLSLVAKFPELDGLAREFTCAPIVVDGEIVSLDAAGHSSFQRLQGRFKTERNRFGHARDGEAQREDAGTIGFSVFDLLKDGKRDMRSLPLEQRKKRLKACIKSKSKRVLFSKHVIGEGKKLFALAQRQGLEGIVGKRRDSPYQERRSHDWVKIKTHHEQEFVIGGWTDPQGSRHAFGALLAGVYDKGKLRFCGGVGTGFTQKTLGEVMAKLRPLATSRCPFAEFPQELLKKSHWVKPQLVAQVKFAEWTHDGLLRAPVFLGLRIDKDARQVVREEPA; from the coding sequence ATGGACCCGCGCCCGATGCTGCCGACGCTGGCGGATAAGCCATTTGACGACGACGGCTGGCTTTTCGAACTGAAATGGGATGGCGTGCGCGCCATCTGCTCCATCGATCGCGACGGCCGCGTCACGCTGACTTCGCGCAACGGCTTGTCGCTGGTCGCGAAATTTCCCGAACTTGACGGGTTGGCGCGCGAATTCACGTGCGCGCCCATCGTCGTCGACGGCGAGATCGTCAGTCTCGACGCCGCCGGGCATTCTTCGTTCCAACGGCTGCAAGGGCGGTTCAAGACCGAGCGCAACCGCTTCGGGCACGCCCGCGACGGTGAGGCTCAGCGCGAAGACGCGGGCACGATCGGGTTCTCGGTCTTCGACCTGCTCAAAGACGGCAAGCGTGATATGCGCAGCCTGCCGCTCGAGCAGCGAAAAAAGCGTCTGAAAGCATGCATCAAGTCCAAGTCCAAGCGCGTCCTGTTCTCCAAACACGTTATCGGCGAAGGCAAGAAACTGTTCGCGCTCGCGCAGCGTCAGGGTCTCGAAGGCATCGTCGGCAAGCGCCGCGACTCGCCGTATCAGGAACGCCGCTCGCACGATTGGGTGAAGATCAAGACGCATCACGAGCAGGAGTTCGTCATCGGCGGCTGGACTGACCCGCAGGGCTCGCGTCACGCGTTCGGCGCGCTGCTGGCCGGCGTGTACGACAAGGGAAAGCTTCGCTTTTGCGGCGGGGTGGGCACGGGCTTCACGCAAAAAACGCTCGGCGAAGTAATGGCGAAGTTGCGTCCGTTGGCGACGTCACGCTGCCCGTTCGCCGAATTTCCGCAAGAATTGCTCAAGAAGAGCCATTGGGTGAAACCGCAGCTCGTGGCGCAGGTGAAGTTCGCCGAATGGACCCATGACGGATTGCTGCGTGCGCCGGTTTTCTTGGGATTGCGGATCGACAAAGACGCGCGCCAAGTCGTGCGCGAAGAGCCTGCATGA
- a CDS encoding lmo0937 family membrane protein yields the protein MGNLLWTIIVILFVLWLLGFIIHFGGGLIHLLLVIAVILVVINLLTGRRVV from the coding sequence ATGGGCAATCTGCTATGGACGATCATCGTCATTCTATTCGTCTTGTGGCTCTTGGGGTTTATCATACACTTCGGCGGCGGGTTGATCCACCTGCTGCTCGTCATCGCGGTGATTCTAGTCGTCATCAACCTTCTGACCGGCCGCCGCGTCGTCTAG
- a CDS encoding divalent metal cation transporter, with amino-acid sequence MSKESKPAPKVPDVVPSAKVGVREAALKKEPNPVRRFLRILGPGLIVGASDDDPSGIGTYAVAGASLGYSTLWMAIVTLPMMSAVQFICARIGLHTGKGISTLLREHYGPFVVYPLVMGLVIANTVNAGADIGAIAAALNLLMPIPAALFIIPIGALILAFQIWGSYRLSANVFKWLTLALFAYVASAFLARPDWWQVLRGSLVPSIVLDAGHVTTMVAILGTTISPYMFFWQAIQEVEEDVDAGRRFLWQRKGTTDAELRYAALDVNVGMLFSNLVMYFIILATAATLFKTGHTHIGSAADAARALEPLAGKAAEILLAIGLIGAGFLAVPILTGSSAYAMASVFGWKSGLSTQFGRAPQFYGVIGLSTLVGILLNFTHVSAFTALYWTAVINGCIAPFLLAAIMLVANNKKIMGPRVNGLWGNILGWTTTAALGAALIAMLALWGR; translated from the coding sequence ATGAGCAAGGAGAGCAAGCCCGCGCCTAAGGTCCCCGACGTCGTTCCGTCCGCAAAAGTGGGCGTGCGCGAAGCCGCGCTCAAGAAAGAGCCCAATCCGGTTCGCCGTTTCTTGCGCATACTCGGACCTGGCCTGATCGTGGGCGCTTCCGACGACGATCCGTCCGGCATCGGCACGTACGCGGTGGCGGGAGCTTCGCTCGGTTATTCGACCCTGTGGATGGCCATCGTCACGCTGCCGATGATGTCGGCGGTGCAGTTCATCTGCGCCAGGATCGGTTTGCACACCGGCAAGGGCATTTCCACGCTTTTGCGCGAGCACTATGGGCCGTTTGTCGTCTATCCGCTTGTGATGGGCCTGGTCATCGCGAATACGGTGAACGCCGGAGCCGACATCGGCGCCATCGCAGCGGCGCTCAATCTTCTCATGCCGATACCTGCCGCACTGTTCATCATCCCTATCGGCGCCCTGATCTTGGCGTTCCAGATCTGGGGCTCGTACCGGCTCAGCGCGAACGTCTTCAAGTGGCTCACGCTCGCGCTGTTCGCATACGTCGCCTCGGCGTTTCTCGCGCGGCCGGATTGGTGGCAGGTGCTGCGCGGCAGCTTGGTGCCCAGCATTGTGCTCGACGCCGGCCATGTGACGACCATGGTGGCGATCCTCGGCACGACCATCTCGCCGTATATGTTCTTTTGGCAAGCCATCCAGGAAGTCGAAGAGGACGTGGACGCGGGGCGCCGTTTTTTATGGCAGCGCAAGGGCACGACGGACGCCGAACTGCGCTACGCCGCTTTGGATGTCAACGTCGGCATGCTCTTTTCGAACCTCGTGATGTACTTCATCATCCTCGCGACCGCCGCGACGTTGTTCAAGACGGGCCACACCCACATAGGGTCGGCGGCCGACGCCGCTCGCGCGCTCGAGCCGCTGGCCGGAAAAGCGGCCGAGATCTTGCTGGCCATCGGGCTCATCGGCGCCGGCTTCCTCGCGGTGCCGATACTCACGGGTTCGTCGGCATACGCGATGGCGAGCGTGTTCGGTTGGAAGTCCGGCCTCAGCACGCAGTTCGGCCGTGCGCCTCAGTTCTACGGCGTCATCGGGTTGTCCACGCTGGTCGGAATCCTGCTCAACTTCACGCATGTGAGCGCCTTTACCGCGCTGTACTGGACCGCGGTCATCAACGGCTGCATCGCTCCGTTCTTGCTCGCGGCGATCATGCTCGTCGCGAACAACAAGAAGATCATGGGCCCGCGCGTCAACGGACTGTGGGGGAATATCCTTGGCTGGACGACGACCGCGGCGCTTGGCGCGGCGCTCATCGCGATGCTTGCGTTGTGGGGCCGCTAG
- a CDS encoding aldo/keto reductase yields MKYRVLGQTGERISMIGVGGFHLSKPEDPKLAVRIVRTALDNGINFLDNSWDYAEGESERRMGKALRDGYREKAFLMTKIDGRTAQSAASQLEQSLQRLQTDHVDLLQFHEVIRMDEPERIFAAGGALEAVLRAREQGKLRYIGFTGHKSPEIHRHMLEVADQHGFRFDTLQMPLNVMDAHYHSFEQSVLPVAVQKQMGVLGMKPMGDPFILDSDTVSAPECLRYAMSLPVSVTITGIDSMAILQQALDVVDSFKPLTPQERAALLARTSKAAKDGKSERYKVSQHFDSTELHPEWLG; encoded by the coding sequence GTGAAATACCGCGTCCTCGGCCAAACCGGCGAGCGCATCTCAATGATCGGCGTCGGTGGCTTCCATTTGAGCAAGCCGGAAGATCCCAAGCTTGCAGTCCGCATCGTGCGCACGGCGCTGGATAACGGCATCAACTTTCTCGACAACAGCTGGGACTACGCCGAGGGTGAGAGCGAGCGACGCATGGGCAAAGCTCTGCGCGACGGCTACCGCGAGAAGGCGTTCCTGATGACAAAGATCGACGGCCGCACCGCCCAGAGCGCCGCGAGCCAGCTCGAGCAGTCGTTGCAGCGCCTTCAGACCGACCACGTGGACCTCTTGCAGTTCCACGAAGTGATCCGCATGGACGAGCCCGAGCGCATCTTCGCCGCAGGCGGCGCGTTGGAAGCCGTGCTTAGGGCGCGCGAGCAGGGAAAACTGCGCTATATAGGCTTCACCGGCCATAAGAGCCCAGAGATCCACAGGCACATGCTCGAAGTCGCAGACCAGCACGGCTTCCGCTTCGATACGCTGCAAATGCCGCTCAACGTCATGGACGCGCATTATCACAGTTTCGAGCAAAGCGTGCTGCCGGTGGCGGTTCAAAAGCAAATGGGGGTTCTCGGCATGAAGCCGATGGGGGATCCATTCATTCTCGACAGTGACACGGTCAGCGCGCCGGAATGCTTGCGCTACGCCATGAGTCTGCCGGTGAGCGTGACGATCACGGGGATCGACTCCATGGCGATACTGCAGCAGGCGCTCGACGTGGTCGACAGCTTCAAGCCATTGACGCCGCAAGAACGTGCGGCGCTACTCGCGAGAACCAGCAAGGCTGCTAAGGATGGCAAATCCGAGCGCTACAAAGTGAGCCAACATTTCGATAGTACCGAGCTGCATCCCGAATGGCTCGGCTGA
- a CDS encoding ferritin-like domain-containing protein, translating into MRTSVSLNDLLVDELKDLYSAENQMIKALPKLARTAESLELRTAFEEHLEQTRNQVARLERIFENLDASPKGKSCATMEGLLEEGSELMDQLDGAVLDAGLIGAAQKIEHYEIAAYATARTHAEALGMDEAVRLLEETLDEEKQADELLSQIADQVN; encoded by the coding sequence ATGAGGACAAGCGTTTCGCTCAACGACCTCTTGGTCGACGAGCTAAAAGACTTGTATAGTGCCGAAAACCAGATGATCAAGGCGCTGCCGAAACTCGCGAGGACGGCCGAGTCGCTCGAGTTGCGCACGGCATTCGAAGAGCACCTGGAACAAACGCGCAATCAAGTCGCGCGGCTCGAGCGGATCTTCGAAAATCTCGACGCGAGCCCAAAAGGCAAGTCGTGCGCTACGATGGAGGGACTTCTCGAAGAAGGTTCGGAGCTGATGGACCAACTGGATGGAGCGGTGCTCGACGCAGGCTTGATCGGCGCTGCCCAGAAGATCGAACACTATGAGATCGCGGCCTACGCCACGGCTCGCACGCACGCCGAGGCGCTCGGCATGGACGAAGCGGTGAGGCTTCTCGAGGAGACGCTTGACGAAGAAAAGCAGGCGGACGAGCTCCTGAGTCAAATCGCCGACCAGGTGAACTAA
- the ligD gene encoding non-homologous end-joining DNA ligase translates to MTARVVIPRDKNDAILRVDGCSVTVTNLKKQFWPALHITKGDLLQYYADVASALVPHLRDRAMVMKRYPNGAGKPFFFMKRVPQPHPDWLELCTIEHSSGSVIDFPMVQNIASLLWTVNLGCIDLNQWYSRCDDVDRPDYVHFDLDPGPGASFANVRETALVVRTALEALGMQAFAKTTGSRGIHVYTPIVRGPVQKQVWSFAKALSHTLAKTYPKLITAEYRVAARPRGRVLMDYNQNAWGQTLASIYSVRPHPKAAVSTPVTWREIERGIEIEDFRLDNVPARVKRLGDLWKPMLAARGRFRLDKFV, encoded by the coding sequence ATGACAGCCCGGGTCGTCATCCCACGCGATAAGAACGACGCGATCTTGCGCGTGGACGGTTGCTCGGTCACCGTGACCAACCTGAAAAAACAGTTTTGGCCCGCGCTCCACATCACCAAGGGCGATCTCTTGCAATATTACGCCGACGTCGCAAGCGCGCTCGTGCCGCACCTGCGCGACCGCGCGATGGTGATGAAACGCTATCCCAATGGGGCGGGCAAGCCGTTCTTCTTCATGAAGCGCGTGCCGCAGCCGCACCCCGACTGGCTCGAGTTGTGCACGATTGAGCACTCATCGGGCAGCGTCATCGATTTTCCCATGGTGCAGAACATCGCGTCGCTCCTGTGGACCGTGAACCTCGGGTGCATCGATCTGAACCAATGGTATTCGCGCTGCGACGACGTCGACCGCCCGGACTACGTGCACTTCGATCTCGACCCCGGACCCGGCGCGTCGTTCGCAAACGTTCGCGAGACGGCACTCGTCGTGCGCACCGCGCTTGAAGCGCTCGGAATGCAGGCGTTCGCGAAGACCACCGGCTCGCGCGGCATCCACGTCTACACGCCGATCGTCCGCGGTCCGGTGCAGAAGCAGGTTTGGTCCTTCGCCAAAGCTTTGTCCCACACGCTTGCGAAGACGTACCCGAAATTGATCACGGCCGAGTATCGCGTGGCAGCGCGACCGCGCGGCCGCGTGCTGATGGACTACAACCAAAACGCCTGGGGTCAGACGCTTGCCTCGATCTACTCGGTGCGGCCGCATCCGAAGGCGGCGGTTTCCACCCCTGTGACGTGGCGTGAGATCGAGCGCGGCATCGAGATCGAGGACTTCCGGCTCGACAACGTGCCGGCGCGCGTCAAGCGGCTCGGGGACCTGTGGAAGCCGATGCTCGCCGCGCGAGGGCGTTTTCGGCTCGACAAATTCGTGTGA
- a CDS encoding STAS domain-containing protein, with product MNLQSQLLHLSIARSPVKDASSTQVVALEGEIDLDTVAQLRKEFRSLQDDGISEMVLDIQRVGYIDSIGLSALADASRKFRAAGGWLRLVSTNQNLRRLLDITGLIRFLPLFADVESALAA from the coding sequence ATGAACCTGCAATCACAGCTCTTGCACTTGTCGATAGCGCGGTCACCCGTGAAGGATGCTTCCAGCACGCAAGTCGTCGCGCTTGAAGGCGAGATCGATCTGGACACCGTCGCGCAACTTCGCAAAGAGTTTCGCAGCCTTCAAGACGACGGCATCAGCGAAATGGTGCTGGACATACAAAGGGTCGGTTACATCGATTCGATCGGCCTGAGCGCGCTCGCAGACGCCTCGCGAAAATTCCGCGCTGCCGGCGGCTGGCTTCGCTTGGTGAGCACGAACCAAAACCTGCGGCGGCTCTTAGACATCACCGGGCTTATCCGCTTCTTACCGCTGTTCGCGGACGTGGAGAGCGCACTCGCGGCTTAA
- a CDS encoding kelch repeat-containing protein, whose amino-acid sequence MPAAPHNVAFRAKLGFVVAAASAAILFGASSADGGHWRDAARMPLPRTEDGVGELGGLIYVVGGFGGGDFGERSVQAYDAKSDVWKVLAPLPQGLNHAGVAGYNGKLYVFGGFADSGGATARCEAYDPTSDRWRAIAPMPTKRGAPAVAVLDGKIHVVGGNDGSSLTAHEVYDPASNTWSARKALPVGRDHMGLVAIGGKLYALAGRIDTHAHNTDFNDEYDPVSNSWRERARMPTRRSGVAAVAYSGRALVIGGELPGGVFVDNEAYDPKTDSWSSLAPLPAGRHGTGAAVVGDKLYLPAGGAVEGGGRPTDTMWVFSL is encoded by the coding sequence ATGCCTGCAGCGCCTCATAATGTAGCGTTCCGAGCGAAGCTCGGATTCGTCGTCGCGGCCGCATCGGCCGCCATTCTTTTCGGCGCATCGAGCGCGGACGGCGGGCATTGGCGCGATGCGGCGCGCATGCCGCTGCCGCGCACCGAAGACGGCGTTGGGGAACTCGGCGGCCTGATCTATGTCGTCGGCGGGTTCGGCGGCGGCGATTTCGGCGAACGCAGCGTGCAAGCATACGATGCGAAGTCGGACGTGTGGAAGGTGCTCGCGCCGCTGCCGCAGGGACTCAACCACGCTGGCGTGGCCGGCTATAATGGAAAGCTGTATGTGTTCGGCGGCTTCGCTGACAGCGGCGGCGCGACGGCCAGGTGCGAGGCGTACGATCCAACATCCGATCGCTGGCGCGCGATCGCGCCGATGCCTACCAAGCGCGGCGCGCCGGCCGTCGCGGTGCTCGACGGGAAGATCCACGTGGTGGGCGGCAACGACGGCAGCAGCCTTACCGCGCACGAGGTCTACGATCCGGCGAGCAATACGTGGAGCGCCCGCAAGGCGCTGCCGGTCGGGCGCGATCATATGGGACTCGTCGCCATCGGCGGCAAACTGTACGCGCTCGCGGGCCGCATCGACACGCACGCGCACAACACCGACTTCAACGACGAATACGATCCCGTCAGCAACTCTTGGCGCGAGCGAGCGCGCATGCCGACCCGGCGCAGCGGCGTCGCAGCGGTGGCCTACTCCGGGCGGGCGCTCGTGATCGGCGGGGAATTGCCGGGCGGCGTATTCGTCGACAACGAAGCCTACGATCCGAAGACGGACTCGTGGTCGTCGCTTGCGCCGCTGCCGGCAGGACGGCATGGAACCGGCGCAGCCGTGGTCGGCGACAAGCTCTATCTGCCTGCCGGCGGCGCGGTGGAGGGCGGCGGCAGACCAACTGATACGATGTGGGTTTTCTCTCTGTAG